From Anaerococcus urinomassiliensis:
TATGAAAAACTTAATAAAAATGATTTGAAAATTTATTCTTATATAATGATCAATAAGGCTAGGTTCATTGAAAAAAACATAAATGAACTTGGAGAAATTTTAGATTTAAGTCCTTCTTCAATAGTAGGATTTTCCAAAAAGCTTGGCTTAGATGGCTTTAGTGAGCTTAGATATGTGGTCAAATGGTCGACTTCTTATGAAGCGAAATTTGATGAAAATGAGATAGAATACACAAAAAACGATATAAATCTAACTATGTCAATGATGATGGCCCTAAATTTGAATGAATTTTATGAAAAATTATATGAGGCCAAAAGAGTATTTGCTATAGCTAGTGGTCACACACAGAGAAATGCTACTGATGAGTTAAAAAGGAATTTCCTTACCGTCGATAAATCTATATTTTTACTTGATAAGTCTACACCAAGGTCTATTACCAGCCTTATAACTAAGGATGATATACTCTTTGCTTACTCCCTATCAGGAGAAAATGAAGATATATTAGACTTCATAGATAATCTTAAGGAAAGGCCGATTATAGTATCAGTAACAAAACTTTCCAACAATAGATTATCGCAAATATCGGACTATAGTATTCCCTTTGTGACCCACGAGGTCTTTGAATATGAGAGCAGGACTAAAATTTCTCCAATATCTCAGTTTTATGTTGTGAATGATTTTTTGATCTTAAAGTATATATCATTTTTAGAAAACCACAGCTAAATGCTGTGGTGTCTATATTTTGTCCATAAAATCATTAGCAGCTAATTGGCCTGACTTTATTATCGATCTTAAGTCGTTGTTTAGAACGTCTGTACCACCTGCCCACATGCCGTTAAGGTAGAAGTTTTCCATAAGCCC
This genomic window contains:
- a CDS encoding MurR/RpiR family transcriptional regulator, with protein sequence MILTELVTEYYEKLNKNDLKIYSYIMINKARFIEKNINELGEILDLSPSSIVGFSKKLGLDGFSELRYVVKWSTSYEAKFDENEIEYTKNDINLTMSMMMALNLNEFYEKLYEAKRVFAIASGHTQRNATDELKRNFLTVDKSIFLLDKSTPRSITSLITKDDILFAYSLSGENEDILDFIDNLKERPIIVSVTKLSNNRLSQISDYSIPFVTHEVFEYESRTKISPISQFYVVNDFLILKYISFLENHS